In Mustela nigripes isolate SB6536 chromosome 2, MUSNIG.SB6536, whole genome shotgun sequence, a single window of DNA contains:
- the SPPL2B gene encoding signal peptide peptidase-like 2B, whose translation PRVLAGGVDPAALDGLPAPRVPDNSLPYFHKRPPVSLLLLALLCLAVSVVWGVFRNEDQWAWILQDALGVAFCLYMLKTIRLPTFKACTLLLLVLFVYDVFFVFVTPFLTKSGNSIMVEVATGPSDSATHEKLPMVLKVPRLNASPLALCDRPFSLLGFGDILVPGLLVAYCHRFDIQVQSSRVYFVACTVAYGIGLLVTFMALALMQRGQPALLYLVPCTLVTSCALALWRGELGTFWTGSGFAKDLPPSPWAPSSATGPQPGKDSDTSLSQPPPGEGLAKCPVSPEQPPEVSTPEETGAGAHPQEPVSPAGCTPEPASLVGASA comes from the exons CCCCGGGTGCTGGCCGGGGGCGTGGACCCAGCTGCCCTTGACGGCCTGCCCGCCCCCAGGGTCCCCGACAACAGCCTGCCCTACTTCCACAAGCGTCCTCCGGTCAGCCTGCTGCTCCTGGCGCTGCTCTGCCTGGCCGTCAGCGTGGTGTGGGGAGTCTTCCGGAACGAGGACCA GTGGGCCTGGATCCTTCAGGACGCGCTGGGCGTTGCCTTCTGCCTCTACATGTTGAAAACCATCCGCCTCCCCACTTTTAAG GCCTGCacgctgctgctgctggtgctgtTTGTCTACGACGTCTTCTTCGTGTTCGTCACGCCCTTCCTGACCAAG AGCGGGAACAGCATCATGGTGGAGGTGGCCACCGGGCCCTCGGACTCGGCCACCCACGAGAAG CTCCCCATGGTCCTGAAGGTGCCCAGACTGAACGCCTCGCCGCTGGCCCTGTGTGACCGGCCCTTCTCCCTGCTGGGCTTCGGGGACATCCTGGTGCCAG GGCTGCTCGTGGCGTACTGCCACAGGTTCGACATCCAGGTGCAGTCGTCCCGGGTCTACTTCGTGGCCTGCACCGTGG CCTACGGCATCGGGCTCCTGGTGACGTTCATGGCCCTGGCCCTGATGCAGCGCGGCCAGCCCGCCCTCCTCTACCTGGTGCCCTGCACGCTGGTGACAAGCTGCGCCTTGGCACTCTGGCGCGGGGAGCTGGGCACGTTCTGGACGGGCAGTGGCTTTGCG AAGGACTTACCTCCATCTCCTTGGGCGCCGTCTTCCGCCACCGGCCCGCAGCCCGGGAAGGACTCCGACACCAGCCTCTCGCAGCCGCCTCCAGGCGAAGGACTGGCCAAGTGCCCCGTGTCCCCAGAGCAGCCCCCAGAGGTGTCCACACCTGAGGAGACCGGGGCCGGGGCGCACCCACAGGAGCCCGTGAGCCCCGCGGGCTGCACCCCCGAGCCCGCAAGCCTGGTGGGCGCCTCAGCCTAG
- the LSM7 gene encoding U6 snRNA-associated Sm-like protein LSm7 has product MGARPLLPLCLGRGGLCGGVGGLSDQTAGPLVSYASHGGAGRHSTGAVVGEPDCTGPRTATSLTPLCFSSRWFLQASGILKGFDPLLNLVLDGTVEYMRDPDDQYKLTEDTRQLGLVVCRGTSVVLICPQDGMEAIPNPFIQQQDA; this is encoded by the exons ATGGGGGCACGCCCGCTTCTCCCACTGTGCCTGGGAAGGGGAGGCCTgtgcggcggggtgggggggctttcaGACCAGACAGCTGGTCCCCTCGTCTCCTACGCCTCACACGGCGGCGCCGGTCGTCACTCCACGGGGGCCGTGGTTGGTGAG CCCGACTGCACCGGTCCCAGAACAGCCACTTCCCTGAcgcctctctgtttctcttctcgGTGGTTCCTACAAGCCAGTGGCATCCTGAAGGGGTTCGACCCGCTGCTCAACCTCGTGCTGGACGGCACCGTGGAGTACATGAGAG aCCCCGACGACCAGTACAAGCTCACAGAGGACACCCGCCAGCTGGGCCTGGTGGTGTGCAGGGGCACCTCCGTGGTGCTCATCTGCCCGCAGGACGGCATGGAGGCCATCCCCAATCCCTTCATCCAGCAGCAGGACGCCTAG